A window of Companilactobacillus allii genomic DNA:
AATCAGGCAATGGCAGGATTGTTGGATGAGAATATTTCCAACGAAATACATCCCTTTATTGAAGATGTTAAAACGTATAGTTTGAGTCGTATGATTGAACATACCTTGCGTAAGAACAAGAATCATCATCGTGAGATTCAACTAGTTGGTAATTCACAAAAGTACGTTGACGCCAACGTCATTCGCTTGGTTCATTCACGTGAAGACTATGATCAACAAGTTCTGGTTATTTTATATGATTTGACTGAAAGTAGAAGATTTGAACAGATTCAAGTGGATTTCGTTAATAATGTCAGCCATGAATTAAAGACTCCAATTACTTCAATCGAAGGGTTCTCTGAGACATTATTGAATGGTGCCAAAGATGATCCAGAGAAATTGGATCATTTCTTACATATCATTAATGATGAAAGTGTTCGTTTGACGGAACTTATTCAAGATATTCTATCGTTATCTAAAGTTAAAAAGGATGCCCAAAAGGCGCAACTTGTTAACATGGAAGAAGACGTTGACAAGATATTAGAGCGCATGGAGATCCCAATTAAGAAGCATGGTATTCATGTTAAAAAAGAATTCTTTGGTAATGAGAATATAACTATTAACAAAGAAAAGATAAACTTGATACTTAGCAACCTGATTAAAAATGCTATTTCATATAACAAAGAAAATGGAACTATTGCTATGGAGTTCCATCATGATGAAATAGAAAACCGTATCAGATTTGTTATTCAAGATACTGGTATTGGAATTTCTGACGATGAACAAGATCGTGTATTTGAACGATTTTATCGTGTGGATAAATCAAGAAGCTTGGAAACAGGTGGTACTGGACTTGGTTTAGCTATTGTCAAAGAAACAGTTGATAATATGAATGGGACAATAAATATGGAGTCTCATAAGGGTCTGGGCTCCACATTTACAGTAAATATTCCTTTATAATAATTATTTGGGATTGTGACAAAGATTTTTAGGTCACAATCTTTTTTTGTGCAAAAAATCCTTATGGTAAAACAAAAAGCTCTTTCAATTACCTTGATTGTTGCAGAAATGTTACATAATGTTTAGTTTCTGTTACAGAATCCAAGATTCATTGAATATGGTCTTTTTAAATAGTAATCTGGTACGTAGATACTTATATAGGGGGATCTTTCAATGAATAAAAAAGTGCTGTTAACAAGCGTTGCCGTTCTTAACACACTAGCTGCCGTCGCTGCTCCAACGGTTGCTTCCGCTGCCACGGACACTACAAGTGTTCCGGAAAGTTCAGAACAAGTAAATAATTCAGATCAAAATAATAATGATACAGATGTAATTTCAGGATCAGACGTTCAAAAGGCTGATACAACAGTTGCTCATACAGCTACTGTTCAATCAGAATCTTCAACAAAGGCTATCGTTCAAGCTACAAGTAGTGGTGTAACATCATCACAACAACAACAATTCTTGTCAGAAGCTGTTCCAATGGCTCAACAAGCTGCTTCAAAGTATAATTTATATACTTCAGTTATGTTAGCTCAAGCTATTCTTGAAAGTGGATGGGGTGCTTCAACTCTAGCTACTCAAGGCCATAACTTGTTTGGTATCAAGGGTGACTATAATGGTGCCTACGTATCAATGCCGACTTCTGAATGGAGTTCATCACAAGGTTGGTATACAATTTATGCCAACTTTAGAAAATATCCAAGTTATTATGAATCATTCTTAGATAATGGTGATAAGTTACGTAATGGTGTTTCATGGAATTCTAGCTACTATTCAGGTACATGGAAAGAAAATACATCATCATATAAAGATGCTACCGCTTGGTTGCAAGGCAGATATGCTACTGCACCTAACTATGCTTCATCATTGAACAGCTTGATTTCAACATACAACTTGACTCAATATGATGGTAATGCAGAAACAAACAGTGGTTCTGACAATAATTCAGATACAGTACACGTAAATGCTACACCATACGCTAGATTACAAGATAGCAATGGTAAAGAAGTTAAGAATCGTGCCTTAGCTACAAATACTGATTGGTATTTCAATAAGACTAAGACTGCTTCTGACGGTACTGTTTGGTATCATGTTGCAACTAACGAATGGGTTAGTGCAAGTGACATTTCAGTTAAATAATTAGTGAAATTTTAAGAGCGTGGCAAAATGTGCTTAGCTTTCGAGTATAGTTGCGAAAAAAGTCCAGTATTTACGTAAGTAAATACTGGGCTTTTTTTGAACTAGACGGAGAAAATCGTGTTTTGTCACGCGTTTTTACTGCAAGTTTGAGTAGAAACAAAGTTATGTACAACTACTTTATGAATTTTTTTGTTTCAACGTCCATTTTTATACAAAAAATATACATTGTTATATTAATATTGGTTAGATAGAGGTGAAAAATGTTGAAGAAAAGAATTTTTGCGTTGTTTGCTGTAATTTTTGGCGCAATTTTTGTTTTATCTGGCTGCTCCGGGAGTGGTAGTCAAAAAACAATAACCGCTGTAGGTTCCTCTGCGGCCCAACCATTGGTTGAACTTGCGGGTGAGGAATTCTCAAAAGATAATCCAAATGAATACGTCAATGTTCAAGGTGGTGGTACTGGTCTTAGTCAGATACAACAAGGTGCTGTCGATATTGGTAATTCTGATTTGTACGCTGAACAAAAGAGTGGTATTGATGCCAGTAAACTGGTAGATCATCGTATTGCTGCAGTGGGAATGGTTCCTATTGTAAATAAAGACGTTAAAGTGGATTCTTTAACTATTAAACAGTTAAGACAGATATTTTCTGGGGAAGTAACTAATTGGAAACAAGTCGGTGGACAAGATCTTAAAATTACGATTATAAATCGTGCCGATGGAAGTGGAACCAGATCTGCATTTGAAGATGATGTAATGGAGAATGTTCCATTTGCTAGTTCACAAGAACAAGACTCAAGTGGGATGGTACGTCAAATTGTTTACAATACTGATGGTGCAATCAGTTATTTGGCGATGCCATATTTAAATAACACCGTGAAGACATTGAATGTAAATGGTGTAAAACCAACTATTAAGAATATTGAGAATAATACTTGGAAGATTTGGTCATATGAGCATTTGTATACAAAGGGTAATCCTAAAGGGATGACCAAAGAATTCTTGAGTTATATTATGACGGATAAAATTCAAAACCAAGTAGTTAAAAAGCTACAATATGTTCCAATAAAAGATATGAAGTATCAAAAAGATTACAAGGGTAACGTAACGCCTGTTTCAAAGGGGGAAGTTTAATATGAAAGATCCGATTAGAGAAAGTCTAACTAAAAAATCTGTATCAGCTAAAAGAGAAACTCGTGGAAAAATAATTTCGTTCAGTTTTACCGCAGTTATCGTAATTTTAGTTGTAACAATAATTGGATTCGTTGCTTCGAGAGGATTAGTTATCTTCTTTAAGGATGGAGTTAATCCTATTAACTTCTTAACTAATTCAGTTTGGTCCCCCAGCAAACTAGATAGTGCAGGTCATCCTATTGTTGGTGCCGCACCAATGATCGTTGGTTCGTTTGCTGTTACTTTTATTGCCGCTTTGATTGGGACACCTTTTGCAATTGCAGCAGCATTATTTATGACTGAGATATCTCCAAAATGGGGACGTAAAATTTTGCAACCAGTAATTGAATTATTGGTCGGAATTCCCTCAGTTGTTTATGGTTTCATCGGTTTAACAGTAGTTGTTCCATTTGTACGAAAGATAGCCGGCGGAAGTGGGTTTGGTATTTTGGCTGGTTCTTTTGTATTATTCGTTATGATTTTACCGACTATAACGTCAATGTCAGTCGATGCACTACGTGCAGTGCCAAGATATTATCGTGAGGCATCACTAGCACTAGGTGCTACTCGTTGGCAAACTATTCATAAAGTTATATTACGTGCCGCTACACCAGGGCTTTTGACAGCCGTAGTGTTTGGTATGTCACGTGCCTTTGGTGAAGCGTTAGCCGTTCAAATGGTCATTGGTAATGCAATGTTGTTACCAGAAAATTTGGTATCACCATCTGCTACTTTGACTAGTGTTCTTACAATGAATATGGGAAATACAATTATGGGGTCAACAGCCAATAATGCCTTGTGGTCGCTAGCATTATTACTACTTCTTATGTCGTTGCTATTTAACTTTGTAATTAGAATTATCGCAAAGAGAGGTAAGATGTAATGCTTAATGAAAAAGTAAAAGATAAAATTGCTACAGGCGTTATTTATACCATGTCAGGAATTATCGTACTTATTTTGGCAGGATTACTACTATACATTTTGGGAAGTGGCTTACGCTATGTTAATTGGCACTTTCTAACTTCTGGATCAAAGGCTTTCCAGGCTGGTAGTGGTGTTGGTATTCAGTTGTTCAATTCCTTTTTCTTGTTGATACTTTCAATGCTTATTTCTATACCTATTTCGATCTCGGCTGGTATTTATCTATCTGAATATGCTGGGAAGAACAAGCTAGTGGAGATCATTAGAATTTCAATTGAAGTCCTAAGTTCACTACCATCGATCGTTGTTGGGTTGTTTGGATTTTTGATCTTTGTAATTAGTTTTAAATTTGGATTTTCAATTCTTTCTGGTGCATTGACTTTGACAGTGTTCAATTTGCCAATTTTAACTAGAAATGTTGAAGATTCATTGAGGTCAGTTGCTCAATCACAACGTGAAGCTGGATTGGCATTAGGCTTATCCAAGTGGGAAACAGTTATACATGTAATTATTCCCGATGGACTTCCAGGAATCATTACCGGGATGATCATCGGGGCCGGTAGAGTCTTTGGTGAAGCCGCTGCACTTATTTATACAGCAGGTCAAAGTGCACCGCCACTAGACTTTACTAACTTCAATATTTTCAGTATTACTAGTCCTTTGAATTTAATGCGTCCTGCTGAAACTTTGGCTGTACATATCTGGAAGGTCAATTCTGAAGGATTGATTCCTGATGCTGTTCAAGTCTCAGCTGGTGCATCTGCAGTTTTGATTATTGCGGTATTACTATTTAATTTACTATCAAGATATATTGGTAATTTGGTTTATAAAAAGATGACTGGAGAATAATTTTATGGATGTACAAAAAAATGAAGAACAATTTATTCATCAATTAGATGAAAAAGATCATGAAATAGCTATGTCCACTAAAGACTTGCAAGTATTCTACGGTGAAAAAGAAGCAATGCACAAAGCCAGTCTCCAATTTGAAAGATATAAAATAACTTCTTTAATTGGTGCTTCTGGATCAGGAAAGTCAACTTTCTTGCGGTCATTGAATAGAATGAACGATAATGTACCCGGAGCACTAGTTAAGGGCCAGATAATGTATCGTGGCCTTGATATAAACAAAAATGATGTAGATATTTATGAAACAAGAAAACATATTGGAATGGTGTTCCAGCGTCCAAATCCGTTTGCAAAATCAATTTATAATAATATAACTTTTGCGCTAAAACGGCATGGATTACATGATAAAAATAAACTGGATGAAATTGTCGAAACAACTTTGAAGCAGGCTTCACTATGGGATCAAGTTAAAGATGATCTTAACAAGAGTGCCATGGCTTTATCCGGTGGACAGCAACAACGTTTGTGCATTGCACGTGCGATTGCTATGAAACCTGATATTTTGTTAATGGATGAACCAGCTAGTGCTCTGGATCCTATTTCCACTTCAAATATTGAAGAGACAATGCTCAATCTTAAAGAACAATTTACAATTATTATCGTGACACATAATATGCAGCAAGCGGCTAGAATCAGTGATTATACAGCATTTTTCCATATGGGACATGTAGTAGAATTCAATGAAACTAGAAAAATCTTCACACGTCCTAAGATTAAGACGACAGAAGATTACGTTTCAGGACATTTCGGGTAGGAGGCTCCACTTTTGGGAGAAAAAATTTTAACATCTTCGGATGTACATTTATTTTATGGAAAAAAAGAAGCTTTGCAAGGTATCAACCTAGATTTCAATAAGAATGAAATTACTGCTTTGATTGGACCTTCAGGATGTGGTAAATCTACATATCTTCGTTGCTTGAATCGAATGAATGATTTAATTCCTAACGTAACAATCACTGGAACAATTTCTTTAAATGGTAAAAACATTTACGCACCTAACATTGATACGGTAGAATTAAGGAAGCAGGTCGGAATGGTTTTTCAACAACCCAATCCGTTCCCGTTCTCAGTTTATGACAATGTGATATATGGATTACGTTTGGCTGGAGTCAAAGATAAGTCAGTATTAGATGAAGCAGTTGAGACTAGTTTACAAAATGCCGCTGTTTGGGATGATGTTAAAGATAAGTTACATCAAAGTGCTTTATCTCTATCTGGTGGACAGCAACAAAGAGTCTGTATTGCTAGAGTCTTAGCGGTTAAGCCAGATATTATTCTCTTAGATGAACCAACTTCAGCACTTGATCCAATATCTTCAGCAAAGGTTGAGGATACATTACTTAATTTGCGTGAAGATTATACAATCATTACCGTTACACATAATATGCAACAGGCCTCAAGAATTTCAGATCGCACAGCTTT
This region includes:
- a CDS encoding sensor histidine kinase encodes the protein MRKKLGPLIAIAITVIIFIVLSVFADNILSHSQNEMFADETVSYRELKKNHSQSQAAKYANLSYIDTTKRDTSLEKGAYDLIHRGHLTPGQNYVTKDTFGTRTMYYMHGSSKYVVAKKYKRLWNQDTFSFLMVAFIYFIVTDFMILFFYRKRQILSKDIKSVTENLKRVRKNKEMASLILSPDDELYELVEQTNDISMDINELRDNARLRERRFKGLIGHLPIGVMLLNSQGEVLMHNQAMAGLLDENISNEIHPFIEDVKTYSLSRMIEHTLRKNKNHHREIQLVGNSQKYVDANVIRLVHSREDYDQQVLVILYDLTESRRFEQIQVDFVNNVSHELKTPITSIEGFSETLLNGAKDDPEKLDHFLHIINDESVRLTELIQDILSLSKVKKDAQKAQLVNMEEDVDKILERMEIPIKKHGIHVKKEFFGNENITINKEKINLILSNLIKNAISYNKENGTIAMEFHHDEIENRIRFVIQDTGIGISDDEQDRVFERFYRVDKSRSLETGGTGLGLAIVKETVDNMNGTINMESHKGLGSTFTVNIPL
- a CDS encoding glycoside hydrolase family 73 protein translates to MNKKVLLTSVAVLNTLAAVAAPTVASAATDTTSVPESSEQVNNSDQNNNDTDVISGSDVQKADTTVAHTATVQSESSTKAIVQATSSGVTSSQQQQFLSEAVPMAQQAASKYNLYTSVMLAQAILESGWGASTLATQGHNLFGIKGDYNGAYVSMPTSEWSSSQGWYTIYANFRKYPSYYESFLDNGDKLRNGVSWNSSYYSGTWKENTSSYKDATAWLQGRYATAPNYASSLNSLISTYNLTQYDGNAETNSGSDNNSDTVHVNATPYARLQDSNGKEVKNRALATNTDWYFNKTKTASDGTVWYHVATNEWVSASDISVK
- a CDS encoding phosphate ABC transporter substrate-binding protein PstS family protein, translating into MLKKRIFALFAVIFGAIFVLSGCSGSGSQKTITAVGSSAAQPLVELAGEEFSKDNPNEYVNVQGGGTGLSQIQQGAVDIGNSDLYAEQKSGIDASKLVDHRIAAVGMVPIVNKDVKVDSLTIKQLRQIFSGEVTNWKQVGGQDLKITIINRADGSGTRSAFEDDVMENVPFASSQEQDSSGMVRQIVYNTDGAISYLAMPYLNNTVKTLNVNGVKPTIKNIENNTWKIWSYEHLYTKGNPKGMTKEFLSYIMTDKIQNQVVKKLQYVPIKDMKYQKDYKGNVTPVSKGEV
- the pstC gene encoding phosphate ABC transporter permease subunit PstC; the protein is MKDPIRESLTKKSVSAKRETRGKIISFSFTAVIVILVVTIIGFVASRGLVIFFKDGVNPINFLTNSVWSPSKLDSAGHPIVGAAPMIVGSFAVTFIAALIGTPFAIAAALFMTEISPKWGRKILQPVIELLVGIPSVVYGFIGLTVVVPFVRKIAGGSGFGILAGSFVLFVMILPTITSMSVDALRAVPRYYREASLALGATRWQTIHKVILRAATPGLLTAVVFGMSRAFGEALAVQMVIGNAMLLPENLVSPSATLTSVLTMNMGNTIMGSTANNALWSLALLLLLMSLLFNFVIRIIAKRGKM
- the pstA gene encoding phosphate ABC transporter permease PstA; this encodes MLNEKVKDKIATGVIYTMSGIIVLILAGLLLYILGSGLRYVNWHFLTSGSKAFQAGSGVGIQLFNSFFLLILSMLISIPISISAGIYLSEYAGKNKLVEIIRISIEVLSSLPSIVVGLFGFLIFVISFKFGFSILSGALTLTVFNLPILTRNVEDSLRSVAQSQREAGLALGLSKWETVIHVIIPDGLPGIITGMIIGAGRVFGEAAALIYTAGQSAPPLDFTNFNIFSITSPLNLMRPAETLAVHIWKVNSEGLIPDAVQVSAGASAVLIIAVLLFNLLSRYIGNLVYKKMTGE
- the pstB gene encoding phosphate ABC transporter ATP-binding protein PstB, whose amino-acid sequence is MDVQKNEEQFIHQLDEKDHEIAMSTKDLQVFYGEKEAMHKASLQFERYKITSLIGASGSGKSTFLRSLNRMNDNVPGALVKGQIMYRGLDINKNDVDIYETRKHIGMVFQRPNPFAKSIYNNITFALKRHGLHDKNKLDEIVETTLKQASLWDQVKDDLNKSAMALSGGQQQRLCIARAIAMKPDILLMDEPASALDPISTSNIEETMLNLKEQFTIIIVTHNMQQAARISDYTAFFHMGHVVEFNETRKIFTRPKIKTTEDYVSGHFG
- the pstB gene encoding phosphate ABC transporter ATP-binding protein PstB, which translates into the protein MGEKILTSSDVHLFYGKKEALQGINLDFNKNEITALIGPSGCGKSTYLRCLNRMNDLIPNVTITGTISLNGKNIYAPNIDTVELRKQVGMVFQQPNPFPFSVYDNVIYGLRLAGVKDKSVLDEAVETSLQNAAVWDDVKDKLHQSALSLSGGQQQRVCIARVLAVKPDIILLDEPTSALDPISSAKVEDTLLNLREDYTIITVTHNMQQASRISDRTAFFLNGELIEADKTKNIFLNPKEKQTEDYISGKFG